In Maniola jurtina chromosome 2, ilManJurt1.1, whole genome shotgun sequence, the following proteins share a genomic window:
- the LOC123869886 gene encoding pancreatic lipase-related protein 2-like encodes MHGDNQLNKYTRYFVVKHKLNMKLLVVLFATVALCAGTALPVVPGDNSHYVEGVSRYIWMDNGEGTPELVDLEEPVDELALAEARNGANNQYWLFTRWNRVSPQIILNGNVNSLRNSNYNGARALKVIVHGWRNNGNSPVNTLIRNAFLDQGDHNVIVVDWRALADQSYNNAVRGVVDVGRHVANFVQWLINTGGGNWNRVHLVGHSLGAHIVGNAGRLAPGTPVRVTGLDPAGPQWGNNRDALNRNSGTYVEAIHTDGRATGIMDPSGHADFYPNGGRAPQPGCGISNSCAHGRAFEFYASTITRNHLIGRQCRNLHEAELSSCTGVQLRMGNADLGKRGNGLFGLRTGNAWPF; translated from the exons ATGCATGGAGATAATCAACTAAATAAATACACGAGGTACTTTGTCGTGAAGCACAAACTAAACATGAAGCTCCTGGTGGTACTCTTCGCTACGGTGGCAT TATGTGCTGGTACTGCGCTTCCAGTAGTACCAGGGGATAACAGTCACTATGTTGAGGGTGTAAGCCGCTACATCTGGATGGATAATGGAGAAGGTACTCCTGAACTCGTTGATCTAGAAGAACCAGTGGACGAGCTGGCGCTTGCTGAAGCTAGAAACGGTGCTAACAACCAGTACTGGCTCTTTACCAG ATGGAACCGCGTATCACCCCAAATTATACTGAACGGTAATGTGAATTCCTTGCGTAACTCCAACTACAATGGAGCTAGAGCACTCAAAGTGATAGTCCACGGATGGAGAAATAACGGAAATTCTCCAGTGAACACTTTGATCAGAAACGCATTCTTGGATCAAGGGGATCACAATGTAATTGTCGTCGACTGGCGCGCTCTTGCCGACCAATCTTACAATAATGCAGTTCGTGGGGTCGTTGATGTTGGACGTCATGTTGCAAACTTCGTACAATGGCTCATCAATACTGGTGGTGGCAACTGGAACCGTGTTCACCTGGTTGGCCACAGTTTGGGCGCTCACATTGTCGGTAATGCTGGCCGTTTAGCTCCTGGTACTCCAGTCCGTGTCACag GTCTGGATCCCGCTGGTCCTCAATGGGGAAACAATAGGGATGCTCTAAACCGCAACTCCGGAACTTACGTCGAGGCCATTCACACAGACGGCCGCGCAACCGGTATCATGGATCCCAGTGGCCACGCTGACTTCTACCCTAACGGTGGTAGGGCGCCTCAGCCTGGATGTGGAATCAGTAACTCTTGTGCGCACGGTCGCGCCTTTGAGTTCTATGCTTCAACTATAACAAGAAACCACTTGATTGGTAGACAATGTAGAAACTTACATGAAGCTGAACTGAGCAGCTGTACCGGGGTACAGCTTCGCATGGGTAACGCCGATTTAGGCAAACGAGG CAATGGACTGTTTGGCCTGAGAACTGGAAACGCCTGGCCTTTCTAA
- the LOC123872760 gene encoding pancreatic lipase-related protein 2-like has translation SVFYGKVIPTPVEYNTGNYDLQIPEYISETIDQENSININKNETIVGTDEMIVNEYWLFTRKNPTTPQIIINGDASSILNSNYDASKPLKVLGHGWNRYGHARSNTMVTSAYLATSDVNIIVLDWRVAASGDYTSAALRVPATGRALGNFLQWFLSHGGGNWNNLHLIGYSLGAHMMGTAGRVLGGRPIRVTGLDPAGPFWSGHSHGLNTAAGQYVEVIHTNIMVRGITEPIGHSDFYPNGGRSQPGCGTDSTCSHARSYEFFASSVRTDHFNARRCSGLLQAIQNMCDGSELNMGNGRLDKNGRGIYALSTGSSWPF, from the exons tcagTATTTTACGGTAAGGTGATTCCAACGCCTGTAGAATATAATACTGGAAATTATGATCTTCAGATCCCTGAATATATCTCTGAGACAATAGACCAGGAAAacagtataaatataaataaaaatgaaacgaTTGTTGGCACAGATGAGATGATAGTAAATGAATATTGGCTGTTTACCAG GAAAAACCCGACGACACCTCAAATTATTATCAACGGAGATGCCAGTTCTATTTTGAATTCTAACTACGATGCCAGCAAACCACTAAAAGTTTTAGGACATGGATGGAATAGGTATGGTCATGCCCGATCGAACACGATGGTAACATCGGCGTATTTGGCAACATCTGATGTCAACATTATTGTTCTTGACTGGAGAGTTGCTGCTAGTGGTGACTATACTAGTGCAGCTTTAAGGGTTCCCGCGACTGGACGGGCTCTGGGCAACTTCTTACAATGGTTCCTTAGTCACGGTGGCGGAAACTGGAATAACCTTCACCTAATTGGCTACAGTTTAGGTGCTCATATGATGGGAACCGCTGGACGTGTTCTTGGAGGTCGTCCTATAAGAGTTACTG GTTTAGACCCCGCGGGCCCATTTTGGAGTGGTCATTCCCACGGCCTAAATACTGCAGCTGGTCAATACGTGGAAGTCATACACACCAATATAATGGTCCGTGGGATAACAGAACCTATAGGTCACTCGGACTTTTATCCTAATGGTGGACGATCTCAGCCGGGCTGTGGCACCGACAGCACATGTAGCCATGCCCGGTCTTACGAATTCTTCGCTTCAAGTGTCCGCACAGATCATTTCAACGCAAGGCGATGCTCCGGGCTCTTGCAAGCTATTCAGAACATGTGCGATGGCAGCGAGTTAAATATGGGAAACGGAAGGTTGGACAAAAACGG